From the genome of Amyelois transitella isolate CPQ chromosome 16, ilAmyTran1.1, whole genome shotgun sequence, one region includes:
- the LOC106129586 gene encoding zinc metalloproteinase nas-26-like: MKSLNSLSLYPNGYWVVNLFVLLCYCQDIEESCDEEYIKNKGLPEDWPCDWNNGTIPFAFNFFSQSPKRLIGLVKKGHDHLEKISCLRFKEHNPVTLAHTPNITYLYYTYSGVLESCCLELYTKSVGRRLVLITPMCTVGLEVAHVILHGMGLWHPRQRPFAEAQARPVLFPTQCKNAAEKLKSYDLGRK, encoded by the exons ATGAAGTCGCTGAATTCTTTGAGTTTGTACCCGAATGGATATTGGGTAGTAAACCTGTTTGTTCTGCTCTGTTATTGCCAAGATATAGAAGAAAGTTGTGACGAGGAGTACATCaaaa ATAAAGGATTGCCTGAAGATTGGCCATGCGACTGGAACAACGGCACAATACCATTTGCATTCAATTTCTTTTCTCAAA gtCCAAAACGCTTGATCGGTCTCGTGAAAAAAGGACATGACCACTTAGAGAAAATTTCCTGTCTTAGATTTAAGGAACACAATCCAGTGACGCTTGCGCACACGCCGAACATTACGTATCTTTATTACACGTACTCGGGTGTACTGGAGAGTTGCTGTTTGGAACTGTACACGAAAAGTGTGGGACGAAgg TTAGTGCTGATAACACCCATGTGCACAGTGGGCTTGGAGGTAGCTCACGTGATCCTTCACGGTATGGGATTATGGCATCCCAGACAGCGTCCCTTCGCCGAAGCCCAGGCGAGGCCGGTTCTGTTCCCGACTCAGTGCAAAAACGCCGCGGAGAAGCTCAAAAGTTATGACCttggaagaaaataa